One region of Mus musculus strain C57BL/6J chromosome 15, GRCm38.p6 C57BL/6J genomic DNA includes:
- the Krt71 gene encoding keratin, type II cytoskeletal 71 has protein sequence MSRQFTCKSGASNRGFSGCSAVLSGGSSSSYRAGGKGLSGGFGSRSLYSLGGGRSITLNMASGSGKNGGFGFGRNRASGFAGSIFGSVALGPVCPAVCPPGGIHQVTVNESLLAPLNVELDPEIQKVRAQEREQIKALNNKFASFIDKVRFLEQQNQVLQTKWELLQQLDLNNCKNNLEPILEGHISNMRKQLETLSGDRVRLDSELRNVRDVVEDYKKKYEEEINRRTAAENEFVLLKKDVDAAYANKVELQAKVDTMDQDIKFFKCLFEAEMAQIQSHISDMSVILSMDNNRNLDLDSIIDEVRAQYEEIALKSKAEAEALYQTKFQELQLAAGRHGDDLKNTKNEITELTRFIQRLRSEIENAKKQASNLETAIADAEQRGDSALKDARAKLDELEGALHQAKEELARMLREYQELMSLKLALDMEIATYRKLLESEECRMSGEYSSPVSISIISSTSGSGGYGFRPSTVSGGYVANSTSCISGVCSVRGGENRSRGSASDYKDTLTKGSSLSTPSKKGGR, from the exons ATGAGCCGCCAATTCACCTGCAAGTCTGGAGCCAGCAACAGGGGCTTCAGTGGTTGCTCCGCAGTGCTCTCTGGGGGAAGCTCATCCTCCTACCGGGCAGGAGGCAAAGGGCTCAGCGGGGGCTTTGGCAGTCGGAGTCTCTACAGCCTGGGAGGTGGCAGGAGCATCACTCTTAACATGGCTAGTGGCAGCGGGAAGAACGGAGGTTTTGGATTTGGCCGGAACCGAGCCAGTGGCTTTGCCGGAAGTATCTTTGGCAGTGTGGCCCTGGGGCCCGTGTGCCCTGCTGTGTGCCCGCCTGGCGGTATCCATCAGGTCACAGTCAATGAAAGCCTTCTGGCCCCACTCAATGTGGAGCTGGACCCTGAGATCCAGAAGGTGCGCGCACAGGAGCGGGAGCAGATCAAGGCTCTGAACAACAAGTTTGCCTCCTTCATTGACAAG GTGCGCTTCTTGGAGCAGCAGAACCAGGTGCTGCAGACCAAGTGGGAGCTGCTGCAGCAGCTGGACCTGAACAACTGCAAGAACAACCTGGAACCCATCCTTGAGGGCCACATCAGCAACATGCGGAAGCAGCTGGAGACGCTGTCTGGGGACAGAGTGAGGCTGGACTCTGAGCTGAGGAATGTGCGTGACGTGGTGGAGGACTACAAGAAGAA GtatgaggaggagatcaaccggCGGACAGCTGCAGAGAATGAGTTTGTGCTGCTGAAGAAG GACGTGGATGCGGCTTATGCCAACAAGGTGGAACTGCAGGCCAAGGTGGACACCATGGACCAGGACATCAAATTCTTCAAGTGTCTGTTCGAAGCC GAGATGGCTCAGATCCAGTCCCACATCAGCGACATGTCCGTCATCCTGTCCATGGACAACAACAGGAACCTGGACCTGGACAGCATCATCGATGAGGTTCGCGCTCAGTATGAGGAGATTGCCCTGAAGAGCAAGGCTGAAGCTGAGGCCCTGTACCAGACCAAG TTCCAGGAGCTGCAGCTGGCAGCTGGTCGCCATGGAGATGacctcaaaaacaccaaaaatgaaATCACTGAGCTGACCCGGTTCATCCAGAGACTCCGCTCAGAGATTGAGAACGCAAAGAAGCAG GCTTCTAACCTAGAGACAGCCATCGCTGATGCCGAGCAGCGAGGTGACAGTGCCCTCAAGGATGCCCGGGCCAAGCTGGATGAGCTGGAGGGTGCCCTGCACCAGGCCAAGGAGGAGCTGGCCAGGATGCTGCGTGAATATCAGGAGCTCATGAGCCTAAAGTTGGCCCTGGACATGGAGATCGCCACCTACCGCAAACTTCTGGAGAGCGAGGAGTGCAG GATGTCCGGAGAATACTCTTCCCCCGTCAGCATCT CCATTATCAGCAGCACCAGTGGCAGTGGAGGCTATGGCTTCCGGCCCAGCACAGTCAGCGGTGGCTACGTGGCCAATAGCACTAGCTGCATCTCTGGAGTGTGCAGTGTCCGTGGTGGGGAGAACAGGAGCAGAGGTAGTGCCAGCGACTACAAGGATACCCTAACAAAGGGCTCCAGTCTGAGCACCCCCTCCAAGAAAGGTGGCCGATGA